A stretch of the Vigna radiata var. radiata cultivar VC1973A chromosome 9, Vradiata_ver6, whole genome shotgun sequence genome encodes the following:
- the LOC106774329 gene encoding uncharacterized protein At2g37660, chloroplastic gives MASATLILPLAFAGRHHHGVSQRRLLFSGKFRDGLSLSSPASKRRVLAKAQNAVNEEVVETQSSELKNGTQRTPSSSKLVLVVGGSGGVGQLVVASLIQQNIKSRLVLRNPEKATELFGEQDKEKLQVFKGDTRNQEDLDPSIFEGVTHVICCTGTTAFPSRRWDDDNTPERVDWVGVKNLVSALPSSVKRVVLVSSIGVTKFNELPWSIMNLFGVLKYKKMGEDFLRSSGLPFTIIRPGRLTDGPYTSYDLNTLLKATAGQRRAVLVGQGDKLVGEASRIVVAEACVQALDLEVTENQVYEINSVEGEGPANETKKWQELFEAAQSS, from the exons ATGGCTTCTGCAACTCTCATACTCCCTTTGGCCTTCGCCGGGCGGCACCATCACGGTGTTTCTCAGCGTCGACTTTTGTTCTCCGGTAAATTCCGTGACGGCCTTTCCCTCTCTTCTCCGGCTTCCAAGCGGAGAGTGTTGGCGAAAGCGCAGAACGCTGTAAACGAGGAAGTGGTTGAAACTCAAAGCTCGGAGTTGAAGAATGGCACCCAACGCACTCCTTCTTCCTCCAAATTGGTGCTTGTTGTCGGTGGCTCCGGAGGCGTTG GGCAGCTGGTAGTTGCATCACTGATTCAGCAGAATATTAAGTCACGGTTGGTACTTAGGAATCCTGAGAAAGCCACAGAACTATTTGGTGAACAGGATAAGGAGAAACTGCAG GTATTCAAAGGTGACACAAGGAACCAGGAAGATTTGGATCCATCTATATTTGAG GGTGTCACACACGTGATTTGCTGCACAGGAACAACAGCATTTCCTTCTAGGCGTTGGGATGATGATAATACACCAGAAAGGGTTG attGGGTGGGAGTGAAGAATCTAGTATCTGCATTGCCTTCCTCAGTGAAGAGAGTTGTTCTTGTGTCATCAATAGGTGTTACCAAATTCAATGAATTGCCATGGAG CATTATGAACCTATTTGGTGTGCTGAAGTATAAGAAGATGGGGGAGGATTTTCTGAGGAGTTCTGGCCTTCCATTTACCATAATCAG ACCTGGAAGGCTGACAGATGGACCATACACATCATATGATCTAAATACTTTGCTCAAAGCAACAGCTGGTCAACGACGAGCAGTACTTGTAGGTCAAG GTGATAAACTAGTTGGCGAAGCCAGCAGAATTGTGGTTGCTGAAGCTTGCGTGCAGGCACTAGATCTTGAAGTCACTGAAAACCAAGTATATGAAATTAACTCTGTTGAG GGGGAAGGTCCTGCAAATGAAACTAAGAAGTGGCAAGAACTATTTGAGGCTGCACAATCCAGCTAG